A genomic window from Oceanobacillus timonensis includes:
- a CDS encoding YggS family pyridoxal phosphate-dependent enzyme → MVAVRENLEGIQADIEQAAERVGRNKEDIHIIAVTKYVTIERAKEAVSAGITDLGENRNEGFLAKYEEIRDRASWHFIGSLQSRKVKDMIHQVDYIHSLDRKSLAKEINKRSQQTVLCFVQVNVSGEESKHGLAEAEVESFIKDLAAFEHIRVVGLMTMAPHVDNPADTRPLFKKMRLLRDHIQKQNFDHAPCEYLSMGMSNDYQVAVEEGATHIRIGTKLVGKEQ, encoded by the coding sequence ATGGTGGCAGTAAGAGAAAATTTGGAGGGAATTCAGGCTGATATAGAACAAGCTGCAGAAAGAGTTGGCAGAAATAAAGAAGATATTCATATTATCGCTGTGACGAAATATGTTACAATAGAACGAGCGAAAGAAGCAGTTTCTGCCGGGATAACGGATTTGGGAGAAAACAGAAATGAAGGTTTTTTAGCGAAATATGAAGAGATCAGAGATCGTGCCTCCTGGCATTTCATCGGGTCGCTGCAATCCAGAAAAGTAAAAGATATGATTCATCAAGTTGATTATATCCATTCACTGGACAGAAAATCTTTGGCAAAAGAGATTAATAAACGAAGTCAACAAACCGTTCTTTGCTTTGTTCAGGTAAATGTGAGCGGTGAGGAATCGAAACACGGATTAGCAGAAGCAGAAGTGGAATCGTTCATAAAAGACTTGGCAGCATTTGAGCATATACGTGTCGTCGGTTTAATGACCATGGCGCCACATGTTGACAATCCGGCAGATACCCGTCCGCTGTTTAAAAAAATGCGGTTGCTGCGAGACCATATCCAGAAGCAGAACTTTGATCATGCACCATGTGAATACTTATCTATGGGGATGAGTAATGACTATCAGGTTGCTGTGGAGGAAGGTGCGACACATATTCGGATAGGCACCAAACTGGTCGGCAAAGAACAATAA
- a CDS encoding RNA-binding protein has protein sequence MEVYQHFRKEEQPFIDQVLSWKDQVERSYIPKLTDFLDPREQEIVQMLLGVHQDELQVEAFGGSLYSERKRIVIAPVYETITEEMFQVELLEAVYPEKFVRLEHRDVMGAFMSQGIKRKKLGDIMIADGKVHLLAAGEVVPFIKMNLTSIKKSRISFKETPLTSLLVKKEAWTESEKTISSLRLDTVVKEIYGVSRKDAAVLIQKLHVKVNYRVVDDVKFQLQEGDMLSVRGKGRSKVVAIRGRTKKDKIKMTAAKLQ, from the coding sequence ATGGAAGTTTATCAGCATTTTCGAAAAGAAGAGCAGCCTTTTATTGATCAGGTTCTTTCTTGGAAAGACCAGGTGGAGCGATCTTATATCCCGAAATTGACAGATTTTTTGGATCCCCGTGAACAGGAAATTGTACAGATGCTTTTAGGTGTCCATCAGGATGAATTGCAAGTGGAAGCATTTGGCGGTTCTCTGTACAGTGAACGAAAAAGAATCGTGATTGCCCCTGTGTATGAAACCATCACAGAGGAAATGTTCCAAGTGGAGCTCTTGGAGGCAGTTTATCCGGAAAAATTCGTTCGACTGGAACACCGGGATGTCATGGGAGCTTTTATGTCCCAGGGTATAAAGCGTAAAAAACTGGGAGATATCATGATAGCAGATGGAAAAGTTCATTTGCTGGCGGCAGGAGAGGTTGTTCCGTTTATCAAGATGAATTTGACATCGATTAAAAAATCCCGTATATCTTTTAAAGAAACCCCGCTGACTTCTCTTCTTGTTAAAAAAGAAGCTTGGACAGAGTCTGAGAAGACTATTTCCTCTTTGCGACTGGATACAGTGGTGAAAGAGATATATGGGGTATCCCGGAAAGACGCAGCTGTTTTGATTCAAAAACTGCATGTAAAAGTAAATTACCGGGTAGTCGATGATGTGAAATTCCAGTTACAAGAAGGGGACATGCTCTCTGTCCGGGGAAAAGGCAGAAGTAAAGTAGTAGCAATCCGCGGGAGGACGAAAAAAGATAAAATCAAAATGACTGCCGCGAAATTGCAATAA
- a CDS encoding cell division protein SepF — translation MSFKKKLKNYFTMDDEYEYEYAEEEQTEEIPSVQEKTAGGKNVVNLSSIQNTSSKVVLAEPRNYNEAQDIADNVVNRRAVIINLQRVDHQQAKRIVDFLSGTVYAVKGDIQKLGSETFLCTPDNVEISGSISEMLYEQEDYDKGW, via the coding sequence ATGAGCTTTAAAAAGAAGCTTAAGAATTATTTCACGATGGATGATGAATATGAGTATGAATATGCTGAGGAAGAGCAGACAGAAGAAATACCTTCCGTTCAGGAAAAAACGGCAGGAGGTAAGAATGTTGTGAACCTTTCCAGCATACAAAATACGAGTTCAAAAGTTGTTTTAGCTGAACCCAGAAATTATAATGAAGCTCAGGATATTGCTGATAACGTTGTGAACAGACGGGCAGTTATCATCAATTTGCAGCGAGTTGATCATCAACAGGCAAAGCGGATTGTGGATTTTTTGAGCGGAACAGTATATGCCGTGAAAGGGGATATTCAAAAATTGGGATCAGAAACATTTCTATGTACGCCGGATAATGTAGAGATATCCGGAAGTATCTCTGAAATGTTATATGAACAGGAAGATTACGATAAAGGATGGTAG
- the ileS gene encoding isoleucine--tRNA ligase yields MEYKQTLLMPKTAFPMRGNLPNKEPERQKKWEENNQYQKNLERTADRPLFVLHDGPPYANGDIHIGHALNKILKDFIVRYKSMTGYYAPYVPGWDTHGLPIETALAKKKVKRKEMSVAEFRKLCEEYALQQIDSQRTQFKKLGVRGDWDNPYITLTKDYEASQIKVFGEMARKGYIYKGLKPVYWSPSSESALAEAEIEYQDKRSPSIYVSFEVTDGKDVFDGGEKMIIWTTTPWTLPANLGISLHPDLSYVVAQVNDEKYIVAEALLEDVKEELGWEDVTVVKKFKGQEADRVEAQHPFYDRKSLVMLGEHVTTDAGTGCVHTAPGHGEDDFYVCRRYGIDAFCPVDEKGVFTSEAPGFEGLFYDKANKAITEKLEEDGALLKLEFITHSYPHDWRTKKPTIFRATSQWFASIKDFRQDILDEIKQVNWYPHWGETRLYNMVRDREDWCISRQRAWGVPIPVFYGEDGTPIINDETISHVSELFREYGSNVWFEREAKDLLPEGYTSEHSPNGKFTKEADIMDVWFDSGSSHEGVLMNREELDRPADVYLEGSDQYRGWFNSSLSTSVAITGKTPFKNIISHGFTLDGNGRKMSKSLGNTIDPSKVQKQLGADILRLWVSSVDYQADVRISDAILKQTSESYRKIRNTFRFLLANLADFDPSKDRVKDEDLQEVDRYMLHRLQQILKNARDNYEEFEFAPVISQVHNFCAVDLSSFYLDFAKDILYIEAADNPRRRSIQTGYYEILTTLVKLIAPIIPHTTEEVWEYIPGVEAETVHLTDIPEPRQVAGSEEVVGKWDHFMEVRDDVLKALEEARSEKVIGKSLEAKITLAPLDDETKQVLENVTHLHQYFIVSEAVVTSEKGIGKAYDYVEVKVEKHPGETCERCWVSSETVGEDQDHPTLCARCASVVKENYMD; encoded by the coding sequence TTGGAATACAAACAAACATTATTAATGCCGAAAACAGCTTTCCCAATGCGTGGAAATCTTCCGAATAAAGAACCGGAACGCCAAAAAAAATGGGAAGAAAACAATCAATATCAAAAAAATCTGGAACGTACAGCGGACAGACCATTATTCGTTTTGCATGATGGGCCTCCTTATGCGAATGGAGATATCCATATTGGGCATGCGTTGAATAAAATCTTAAAGGATTTCATTGTCCGTTATAAATCCATGACTGGTTACTATGCTCCCTATGTTCCTGGCTGGGATACACATGGATTGCCGATTGAAACGGCGCTAGCGAAGAAGAAAGTAAAACGAAAAGAAATGTCTGTGGCGGAATTTCGTAAGCTTTGTGAAGAATATGCCCTTCAGCAAATTGACAGCCAGCGTACGCAATTTAAAAAATTAGGTGTGCGTGGAGATTGGGATAATCCATATATTACGCTAACGAAGGATTATGAAGCTTCGCAAATTAAAGTATTTGGTGAGATGGCACGGAAAGGTTATATTTATAAAGGCCTCAAGCCGGTATATTGGTCTCCGTCTTCGGAATCAGCTCTTGCAGAAGCAGAAATCGAGTATCAGGATAAACGCTCTCCTTCTATCTATGTTTCTTTTGAAGTAACAGACGGAAAAGATGTATTTGATGGCGGAGAAAAAATGATTATTTGGACGACAACTCCTTGGACGCTTCCAGCGAACTTAGGAATCAGTTTACATCCTGACTTAAGCTATGTGGTGGCACAAGTAAATGATGAAAAGTATATCGTTGCAGAAGCTTTGTTAGAAGATGTAAAAGAAGAATTAGGTTGGGAAGATGTAACGGTTGTCAAGAAATTCAAAGGTCAGGAAGCAGATCGCGTAGAAGCGCAGCATCCTTTTTATGACCGCAAATCGCTTGTTATGCTGGGAGAGCATGTGACAACAGACGCAGGAACAGGCTGTGTTCATACAGCGCCTGGTCATGGGGAAGATGACTTCTATGTTTGCCGCAGATATGGCATCGATGCTTTTTGTCCAGTAGATGAGAAGGGTGTATTCACCAGTGAAGCGCCGGGATTCGAAGGATTGTTCTATGATAAAGCAAATAAAGCTATCACAGAAAAATTAGAGGAAGATGGAGCACTATTAAAATTAGAGTTCATCACACACTCGTATCCGCATGATTGGAGAACAAAGAAACCAACGATTTTCCGTGCGACATCACAGTGGTTTGCGTCAATTAAAGACTTCCGTCAGGATATTCTGGATGAAATCAAACAAGTGAACTGGTATCCGCATTGGGGAGAAACGAGACTCTATAATATGGTAAGAGACCGGGAAGACTGGTGTATTTCCAGACAACGCGCCTGGGGTGTTCCGATTCCGGTATTTTATGGAGAAGACGGCACACCAATCATTAACGACGAGACGATTTCACATGTATCGGAACTTTTCCGTGAATATGGTTCGAATGTCTGGTTTGAGAGAGAAGCCAAAGATTTATTGCCGGAAGGGTATACTTCGGAGCACAGCCCGAATGGCAAGTTTACTAAAGAAGCTGACATTATGGATGTGTGGTTTGATTCAGGTTCCTCACATGAAGGGGTACTGATGAACCGTGAAGAGCTCGATCGTCCAGCTGATGTGTATTTAGAAGGCAGTGACCAGTATCGTGGCTGGTTTAATTCATCCTTATCTACGTCTGTAGCTATAACTGGAAAAACACCATTTAAAAATATTATCAGCCATGGTTTCACCCTTGACGGAAATGGCCGTAAGATGAGTAAATCATTGGGTAATACCATTGATCCTTCTAAAGTACAAAAACAATTAGGTGCCGATATTTTGCGTCTCTGGGTATCCAGTGTAGATTATCAGGCAGATGTACGTATTTCGGATGCTATTTTAAAACAAACATCGGAAAGTTATCGGAAAATCCGCAATACCTTCCGTTTCTTATTAGCAAACCTTGCTGATTTTGATCCGAGTAAAGACCGTGTGAAGGATGAAGATTTGCAAGAAGTCGACCGTTATATGCTTCATCGCCTGCAGCAAATCTTGAAAAATGCGCGTGATAATTATGAGGAATTTGAATTTGCGCCGGTCATCAGCCAGGTTCATAATTTCTGTGCTGTTGATTTAAGCTCCTTCTATTTAGATTTTGCGAAAGATATTCTATATATTGAAGCAGCGGATAATCCTCGCCGTCGCAGTATTCAAACCGGATACTATGAAATCTTAACAACACTTGTGAAGTTAATTGCTCCAATTATTCCGCATACTACGGAAGAAGTTTGGGAATATATCCCTGGAGTGGAAGCTGAAACAGTTCATTTAACAGACATTCCTGAGCCGCGTCAAGTTGCAGGGTCAGAAGAGGTTGTCGGTAAATGGGACCACTTTATGGAAGTAAGAGATGATGTCCTAAAAGCTCTGGAAGAAGCTAGAAGCGAAAAAGTTATTGGAAAATCTTTAGAAGCAAAAATAACATTAGCACCGCTGGATGATGAGACAAAACAGGTGCTTGAAAATGTTACACACCTGCACCAGTACTTTATTGTATCTGAAGCAGTTGTTACCAGCGAAAAAGGAATCGGCAAAGCATATGATTATGTAGAAGTGAAAGTCGAAAAACATCCGGGCGAAACTTGTGAACGCTGCTGGGTTTCTTCTGAAACAGTGGGTGAAGATCAAGATCATCCAACATTGTGCGCAAGATGTGCAAGTGTAGTGAAAGAAAACTATATGGATTAA
- a CDS encoding DivIVA domain-containing protein, with translation MALSPLDIHNKEFARGWKGYDVDEVNKFLDQVKKDYEIVIRERDELDQKAKELQERLGHFTNIEETLNKSILVAQETAEDIKGSAQKEAKLIVKEAEKNADRIVNESLSKARKISLDVEELKKQAKVFRSRMRMLVQAQLEMLGTDDWEELFDTEVDEDLELMEHES, from the coding sequence GTGGCACTATCACCATTAGATATTCATAATAAAGAATTTGCAAGAGGATGGAAAGGCTATGACGTGGATGAAGTCAATAAATTTCTGGATCAAGTGAAAAAAGATTATGAAATTGTCATCCGTGAGAGAGATGAGTTAGACCAGAAGGCAAAAGAGCTTCAAGAAAGATTGGGGCATTTTACAAATATTGAAGAGACATTAAATAAGTCGATTCTTGTTGCGCAGGAAACAGCAGAAGATATTAAAGGCAGTGCGCAAAAAGAAGCAAAATTAATTGTCAAAGAAGCTGAAAAAAATGCAGATCGTATTGTCAATGAGTCATTAAGCAAAGCACGAAAAATTTCACTGGATGTAGAAGAACTGAAAAAACAGGCCAAGGTATTCCGTTCCAGAATGCGCATGCTCGTCCAGGCACAATTAGAAATGCTCGGTACAGACGATTGGGAAGAATTGTTTGATACAGAGGTAGATGAAGATTTAGAACTAATGGAACATGAATCGTAA
- a CDS encoding YggT family protein encodes MGQIVSLISIALNIYSFALIIYILMSWFPGARESKFGEMLGNICEPYLEIFRKFIPPLGMIDFSPIVAIMLLYFARMGFMQLAMM; translated from the coding sequence TTGGGACAAATCGTTTCACTAATAAGTATAGCTTTAAACATTTATAGCTTTGCATTAATTATATATATTTTGATGTCCTGGTTCCCGGGAGCAAGGGAGTCAAAATTTGGAGAAATGCTCGGAAACATTTGCGAGCCTTATTTAGAAATATTCCGTAAGTTTATTCCGCCACTTGGCATGATTGATTTTTCTCCAATTGTTGCGATTATGTTATTGTATTTTGCCAGAATGGGCTTTATGCAGCTTGCAATGATGTAA